One window from the genome of Aeromonas sp. FDAARGOS 1405 encodes:
- the pth gene encoding aminoacyl-tRNA hydrolase has protein sequence MTSEIKLIVGLGNPGPEYAKTRHNAGAWYVEQLARWHNVSLREEPKFFGHTARILVEGQDVRLLIPNTYMNLSGKAVAALARFYQIEPEAILVAHDELDLPPGIAKFKQGGGHGGHNGLKDIIAKMGNNNNFFRLRLGIGHPGSKEQVAGFVLTKAPSSEQNLIDAALDESLRATDILFKQDMTKAMNRLHSFKAEKG, from the coding sequence GTGACAAGCGAAATCAAACTGATCGTCGGACTGGGCAACCCCGGCCCGGAATATGCCAAGACCCGCCACAACGCGGGCGCCTGGTATGTGGAGCAACTGGCCCGCTGGCACAATGTCAGCCTGCGTGAAGAACCCAAGTTCTTCGGCCATACTGCCCGCATCCTGGTCGAGGGGCAGGATGTGCGGCTGCTCATCCCGAACACCTATATGAACCTCTCTGGCAAGGCGGTGGCCGCACTGGCGCGTTTTTATCAGATTGAGCCGGAAGCGATTCTGGTGGCCCATGACGAACTGGATCTGCCGCCGGGCATCGCCAAGTTCAAGCAGGGTGGTGGTCACGGTGGCCATAATGGCCTCAAGGACATCATCGCCAAGATGGGCAACAACAATAACTTCTTCCGACTGCGTCTCGGGATCGGCCATCCCGGCAGCAAAGAGCAGGTGGCTGGCTTCGTCCTGACCAAGGCCCCCAGCAGTGAACAGAACCTGATCGACGCCGCGCTGGACGAGTCTCTGCGCGCCACCGACATCCTGTTCAAACAAGATATGACCAAGGCCATGAATCGCTTGCACAGCTTCAAGGCTGAAAAAGGTTAG
- the ychF gene encoding redox-regulated ATPase YchF gives MGFKCGIVGLPNVGKSTLFNALTKAGIEAANFPFCTIEPNTGVVPMPDPRLDQLAAIINPQRVVPTTMEFVDIAGLVAGASKGEGLGNQFLANIRETEAIGHVVRCFDDENIIHVAGKVSPADDIEVINTELALSDLDACERAIHRQSKRAKGGDKDAKLEVEVLEKIKVALENGQMIRGMKLDKEELAAVSHLNFLTLKPTMYIANVAEDGFENNPYLDKVREIAAAENAVVVVVCCAIEADIAELDDEDRAEFMADLGIEEPGLNRVIRSGYQLLNLQTYFTAGVKEVRAWTIPVGATAPQAAGKIHTDFEKGFIRAQTIAFEDFITYKGEQGAKEAGKMRAEGKDYIVKDGDIMNFLFNV, from the coding sequence ATGGGTTTTAAATGCGGTATCGTGGGCCTGCCCAATGTAGGCAAATCCACCCTGTTCAACGCACTGACCAAGGCCGGTATCGAAGCCGCCAACTTCCCGTTCTGCACCATCGAGCCGAACACAGGTGTGGTGCCGATGCCGGATCCCCGCCTCGATCAGCTGGCTGCCATCATCAATCCGCAGCGCGTTGTACCGACCACCATGGAATTTGTGGACATCGCCGGTCTGGTTGCCGGTGCCTCCAAGGGTGAAGGTCTGGGTAACCAGTTCCTGGCCAACATCCGTGAAACCGAAGCGATCGGCCACGTAGTGCGCTGCTTCGACGACGAGAACATCATTCACGTTGCCGGCAAGGTCTCCCCTGCTGACGATATCGAAGTGATCAACACCGAGCTGGCCCTGTCGGATCTGGACGCCTGCGAGCGCGCCATTCACCGCCAGTCCAAGCGCGCCAAAGGCGGCGACAAGGATGCCAAGCTTGAAGTAGAAGTGCTTGAGAAGATCAAGGTCGCACTGGAAAACGGCCAGATGATCCGCGGCATGAAGCTGGATAAAGAAGAGCTGGCCGCCGTGAGCCACCTCAACTTCCTGACCCTGAAACCAACCATGTATATCGCCAACGTGGCGGAAGATGGCTTCGAGAACAACCCCTATCTGGACAAGGTGCGTGAAATCGCCGCCGCCGAGAACGCGGTAGTGGTCGTGGTCTGCTGTGCCATCGAAGCCGACATCGCCGAACTGGACGACGAAGATCGCGCCGAGTTCATGGCTGACCTTGGTATCGAAGAGCCGGGCCTGAACCGCGTGATCCGCTCCGGCTACCAGCTGCTCAACCTGCAGACCTACTTCACCGCCGGTGTGAAAGAGGTGCGCGCCTGGACTATTCCGGTCGGAGCTACTGCCCCGCAAGCGGCTGGCAAGATCCACACTGACTTTGAAAAAGGCTTTATTCGCGCCCAAACCATCGCTTTTGAAGACTTTATTACCTACAAGGGTGAGCAAGGCGCCAAGGAAGCGGGCAAGATGCGCGCTGAAGGGAAAGATTACATCGTCAAAGATGGCGATATCATGAACTTCCTGTTCAACGTCTAA
- a CDS encoding SLC13 family permease: MNSELVWVLCLLAGAIYLFMTNKVRMDVVALLIIILFVLSGTLTLPEALAGFSDPNVILIAALFVVGEGLVRTGIAYQVGDALVKVAGSSETKLLVLLMVAVATLGAVMSSTGVVAIFIPVVLSVANRMGIPAGRLMMPLGFAGLISGMMTLVATPPNMVVNSELMRHGIHGFGFFDFTPMGVLILGLGILYMLLVRGSLVGEGEEGKGKQTGRRTFRDLIRDYRLTGRARRLALHPDSPLIGHTLDELQLRARYGAHIIGVERWRKFRRVMVPVSGISEFQARDVLLIDMSDPEVDVRDFCSEARLEPMILRGEYFSDQAREVGMAEVSLIPESKLLGKSVREVTFRSSYGLSVVGLRRDGEALAGKLVDEPLQMGDTLLVVGNWSHIRQLQTHSRDFLLMGLPAEVDEMAPARSQSIHALFCLGVMILLMVTDPVPNVIAALIACLLMGKFRCIDMESAYKSIHWPTLILIVGMLPFALALQKTGGVDLIVGGLINAVGEMGPRVMLASLFALCAVIGLFISNTATAVLMAPIALGTAQQMGVSPYPFAMTIAIAASAAFMTPVSSPVNTLVLGPGNYKFADFIRIGVPFTLLVMAVSVVAIPWFFPF; this comes from the coding sequence TTGAATTCCGAGCTTGTCTGGGTGCTCTGTCTGCTGGCTGGCGCCATCTATCTCTTTATGACCAACAAGGTGCGCATGGACGTGGTCGCCCTGTTGATCATTATCCTCTTTGTGCTGAGCGGCACCCTCACCCTGCCGGAGGCGCTGGCGGGCTTTAGCGATCCCAACGTTATTCTGATTGCCGCCCTGTTTGTAGTCGGGGAGGGGTTGGTGCGCACCGGCATCGCCTATCAGGTGGGGGATGCATTGGTGAAGGTGGCGGGCAGCAGCGAGACCAAGCTGCTGGTGCTGCTGATGGTGGCGGTGGCGACGCTGGGGGCTGTGATGAGCAGCACCGGGGTGGTGGCCATCTTTATCCCGGTGGTGCTGAGTGTGGCGAACCGGATGGGGATCCCGGCCGGTCGCCTGATGATGCCCCTCGGCTTTGCCGGGCTTATCAGCGGTATGATGACGCTGGTGGCCACGCCCCCCAACATGGTGGTCAACAGCGAGCTGATGCGCCACGGCATACACGGCTTCGGTTTCTTCGATTTCACTCCCATGGGGGTGCTGATCCTGGGGCTGGGCATCCTCTACATGCTGCTGGTGCGCGGCTCTTTGGTGGGCGAGGGGGAGGAGGGCAAGGGCAAGCAGACCGGGCGCCGTACTTTTCGCGATCTTATCCGTGATTATCGGCTGACCGGTCGGGCCCGCCGCCTGGCGCTGCACCCCGACTCTCCCCTGATTGGCCATACCCTGGACGAGCTGCAACTGCGCGCCCGTTATGGCGCCCACATTATCGGGGTGGAGCGCTGGCGCAAGTTTCGCAGGGTGATGGTGCCGGTGTCGGGGATCAGTGAATTTCAGGCCAGGGATGTGCTGCTGATCGATATGTCCGATCCCGAGGTGGACGTGCGGGATTTTTGCAGCGAAGCGCGGCTCGAGCCCATGATCCTGCGTGGAGAGTACTTCTCCGATCAGGCGCGGGAGGTGGGGATGGCCGAGGTGTCGCTGATACCCGAATCCAAGCTGCTGGGCAAGAGTGTGCGGGAGGTGACCTTCCGCTCCAGCTATGGCCTGAGTGTGGTGGGGCTGCGCCGCGATGGTGAGGCTCTGGCTGGCAAACTGGTGGACGAGCCGCTGCAAATGGGGGACACCCTGCTGGTGGTGGGTAACTGGAGCCATATCCGGCAACTGCAGACTCACAGCCGCGACTTTTTGTTGATGGGACTGCCGGCCGAGGTGGACGAGATGGCCCCCGCCCGCAGTCAGTCGATCCATGCCCTCTTTTGTCTTGGAGTGATGATCCTGCTGATGGTGACCGATCCGGTGCCCAACGTCATTGCCGCGCTGATCGCCTGTCTGCTGATGGGCAAGTTTCGCTGCATCGATATGGAGAGTGCCTACAAGTCGATCCACTGGCCGACCCTGATCCTGATTGTCGGTATGCTCCCCTTCGCACTGGCGCTGCAAAAAACCGGCGGGGTGGATCTGATCGTCGGTGGCCTGATCAATGCGGTGGGGGAGATGGGGCCGCGGGTGATGCTGGCCAGCCTGTTTGCGCTCTGCGCAGTGATCGGGCTATTTATCTCCAATACCGCCACCGCGGTACTGATGGCGCCCATTGCGCTGGGCACGGCGCAGCAGATGGGGGTATCGCCCTATCCGTTCGCCATGACCATTGCCATCGCCGCCTCGGCCGCCTTTATGACGCCCGTCTCCTCACCAGTGAATACCCTGGTGCTGGGGCCGGGCAACTACAAGTTTGCCGATTTTATCCGTATCGGGGTGCCCTTCACCCTGCTGGTGATGGCGGTCAGCGTGGTAGCGATCCCCTGGTTCTTCCCGTTCTGA
- the pnuC gene encoding nicotinamide riboside transporter PnuC — MSIFELFSINNTLVTIPLGGGYAMSWIEAIGTLFGLACIWFASQEKTINYLFGLINVSLFAIIFFQIQLYGLLMLQLFFFCANVYGWYAWTRPANDQGDTLQIRWLSKSKLIMTAAVSVLAIALLTRYIDPVFATLARTSVSLLNLFGANLAIPEPSPDAFPFWDASMTVLSVVAQILMTRKYVENWILWVVINIISIGVYAAQGVYAMSLEYLILLFIAANGTRLWVIAAKRQPQGL; from the coding sequence ATGAGCATATTCGAGCTGTTCAGCATCAATAACACGCTAGTGACCATACCGCTGGGTGGCGGCTATGCCATGTCATGGATTGAAGCCATCGGCACCCTGTTCGGGCTGGCCTGCATCTGGTTCGCCAGTCAGGAGAAGACCATCAACTACCTTTTTGGCCTTATCAACGTCAGCCTGTTTGCCATCATCTTCTTCCAGATCCAGCTCTACGGACTGTTGATGCTGCAGCTGTTCTTCTTCTGCGCCAACGTCTACGGCTGGTACGCTTGGACCCGCCCGGCCAACGATCAGGGGGATACCCTGCAGATCCGCTGGCTCAGCAAATCCAAGCTGATAATGACCGCCGCCGTGAGCGTGCTGGCCATCGCCCTGCTGACCCGCTATATCGACCCGGTCTTCGCCACCCTGGCACGCACCTCGGTCTCCCTGCTCAACCTGTTTGGTGCCAACCTTGCCATCCCCGAGCCCTCCCCTGATGCCTTCCCCTTCTGGGATGCCAGCATGACGGTGCTCTCGGTGGTCGCCCAGATCCTGATGACCCGCAAATACGTGGAGAACTGGATCCTCTGGGTCGTAATCAACATCATCAGCATCGGTGTCTATGCCGCGCAGGGCGTCTACGCCATGTCGCTCGAATATCTGATCCTGCTGTTTATCGCCGCCAACGGCACTCGCCTCTGGGTGATTGCCGCCAAGCGCCAGCCACAAGGTCTGTAA
- a CDS encoding nucleoside phosphorylase, with the protein MSLLPHLQCRPDQIAERVVLCGDPARVDRIASQLEQCEVLGQNREFRLINGRYQGQPITVCSTGIGGASAIIALEELVQAGAHSLIRVGSAGALQHDIGLGDLIVVEGAVRNEGASQAYLPAEYPACADIWLQAALLNHVATGSQPHWHGLVRSHDSFYRDDEQEVCRYWHARGVLGADMETAALLTVGRLRKVRVAAVLCNVVLFEQDVQQGVADYASAEQAMMAGEQQAIAAALHALVQ; encoded by the coding sequence ATGAGTCTGTTACCCCATCTTCAGTGCCGCCCCGACCAGATTGCCGAGCGAGTGGTACTGTGCGGCGACCCGGCCCGGGTCGATCGCATCGCCAGCCAGCTCGAACAGTGTGAAGTGCTGGGGCAAAACCGGGAGTTTCGCCTCATCAACGGCCGCTATCAGGGGCAGCCCATCACGGTCTGCAGCACCGGCATCGGCGGCGCCTCGGCCATCATAGCGCTGGAGGAGCTGGTGCAAGCCGGTGCCCACTCGCTCATACGGGTCGGCTCCGCCGGTGCCCTGCAGCACGACATCGGCCTTGGCGACCTTATCGTGGTGGAAGGGGCGGTACGCAATGAGGGGGCCTCACAGGCCTATCTGCCCGCCGAGTACCCCGCCTGCGCCGATATCTGGCTGCAGGCCGCCTTGCTCAACCATGTAGCGACCGGCAGCCAGCCTCATTGGCACGGGCTGGTACGCTCCCACGACAGCTTCTATCGAGATGATGAGCAGGAGGTGTGCCGCTACTGGCATGCCCGTGGCGTGCTCGGCGCTGACATGGAGACCGCAGCCCTGCTGACCGTGGGTCGCCTGCGCAAGGTGCGGGTCGCCGCCGTGCTCTGCAACGTGGTGCTGTTCGAGCAGGATGTGCAACAAGGGGTAGCGGATTACGCCAGCGCCGAACAGGCGATGATGGCCGGTGAGCAGCAAGCCATCGCCGCCGCCCTCCACGCGTTGGTGCAATAA
- a CDS encoding Crp/Fnr family transcriptional regulator codes for MQQQPYPLGRFHAELQQLEPRFAAALDVCTLFLRRYLPGELIMRQGEQSEQLYLVEHGRVSLNSTVHSGRIFQLGEIECHSQIFGEMEFFSATPVQWNVVAETELDARVICAHKLAQRLLTEPELTLFFAAALASDYLDTLEITTSRLLHPIAYNIAYELWRERQRTPMLGSRKRAHEAARFGTTERVYRRALKELIEQGIVADGSNGPVIANLAKLRAYLDL; via the coding sequence ATGCAGCAACAGCCCTACCCCCTAGGCCGTTTTCACGCCGAACTCCAGCAGCTTGAACCCCGCTTTGCCGCGGCGCTCGACGTCTGCACCCTGTTTCTGCGCCGTTACCTGCCGGGCGAATTGATCATGCGGCAGGGGGAGCAGAGCGAGCAGCTCTATCTGGTCGAACATGGCCGGGTCTCCCTCAACAGTACGGTGCACTCGGGCCGCATCTTCCAGCTCGGCGAAATTGAGTGCCACAGCCAGATCTTCGGTGAGATGGAGTTCTTCAGCGCCACCCCGGTGCAGTGGAACGTGGTGGCCGAGACCGAACTGGACGCACGGGTCATCTGCGCCCACAAGCTGGCCCAGCGCCTGCTGACCGAGCCCGAGCTGACCCTCTTCTTCGCCGCGGCGCTTGCCAGCGACTATCTCGATACCCTGGAGATCACCACCAGCCGGCTGCTCCACCCCATCGCCTACAACATCGCCTATGAGCTGTGGCGAGAGCGCCAGCGCACTCCGATGCTGGGATCGCGCAAGCGGGCCCACGAGGCGGCGCGCTTCGGCACCACCGAGCGGGTTTACCGCCGCGCCCTCAAGGAGCTGATCGAGCAGGGCATAGTCGCCGACGGCAGCAATGGCCCCGTTATCGCCAATCTGGCCAAGCTGCGCGCCTATCTCGATCTTTGA
- the yqfB gene encoding N(4)-acetylcytidine aminohydrolase: MSAHSYPEFTFFSRFVADIQAGRKTITIRDESEANWQPGQRLALFTNPEHQPFGTIEVLSVKAVAFDELNDEHARQENMTLPELKQVIRDIYPDMPPLYVIEFKLIA; the protein is encoded by the coding sequence ATGTCTGCCCATTCCTATCCCGAATTCACCTTCTTCAGCCGCTTCGTCGCCGATATTCAGGCGGGCCGCAAAACCATCACCATTCGCGACGAGAGCGAAGCCAACTGGCAGCCTGGCCAGCGGTTGGCGCTGTTTACCAACCCGGAGCACCAGCCCTTTGGCACCATCGAGGTGCTCTCGGTCAAGGCGGTAGCCTTCGATGAACTGAACGACGAGCACGCCCGTCAGGAGAACATGACCCTCCCCGAGCTCAAACAGGTGATCCGCGATATCTACCCCGATATGCCGCCGCTCTATGTGATTGAATTCAAACTGATTGCCTGA
- a CDS encoding DUF1622 domain-containing protein: MFEIASLKEGMMHGVELFQLLLEIISIACVVIGLGKTLWLAARVRDHQPGFPRIRLCFGSWLILALEFQLAADILATTVAPSKEELIRLAIIAVIRTFLNYFLGKELEAQAEHQQEQRSEQTKAAQ; the protein is encoded by the coding sequence GTGTTTGAGATAGCGAGCCTGAAAGAGGGGATGATGCACGGGGTCGAGCTGTTCCAGCTGCTGCTGGAGATCATCTCCATCGCCTGTGTGGTCATTGGCCTTGGCAAGACCCTCTGGCTGGCGGCAAGAGTGCGGGATCACCAACCCGGCTTTCCGCGCATTCGCCTCTGTTTTGGCAGCTGGCTTATTCTGGCGCTGGAGTTCCAGCTGGCCGCCGACATCCTGGCCACCACAGTCGCGCCGAGCAAGGAGGAGCTGATCCGTCTTGCCATCATCGCGGTCATCCGTACCTTCCTGAACTACTTCCTCGGCAAGGAGCTGGAGGCACAAGCGGAACACCAGCAGGAGCAGCGCAGCGAGCAGACCAAGGCTGCTCAATAA
- a CDS encoding alpha-glucosidase: protein MNPQPLHTPDIDLDSCVIYQIYPMSFQDSDGDGLGDINGIRQRLNYLATLGVDMLWLTPIYRSPKRDNGYDVADYRAIDPAFGTLTEMELLIAEAAAHGIGIMMDIVANHTSTEHEWFMKALAGDPRYQSYYVFRDQAFVDAHPITSIFGGSGWQYVPELDRYYLHNFDPSQADLDWDNPAVRAEMAAVINFWLGKGIKGFRFDVIDMVSKEWDQLAMSNGPRLHDYIRELNAASFGGKGIITVGETWGADLAHMQNYSNHDGSEFSMVFNFEHLGLGSDKWSSRFDPLAFKRAMTRHQQGLHGRGWNSLFLGNHDLPRAVSRFGDDRPEWRETSARLWAMVLHMMQGTPFIYQGEELAMTNRHWQPDELRDVEAINYRASQSGLDPAELSRRLDAIGRDNARTPMQWDAGLHAGFSTATPWIALNANHVEINADEQLARPDSPFHCYRQLIALRKAHPVIRHGNFELLDGDDPERISYLRHWQDPASGEQHTLLLLANLTANPLPMPHFDKVTDKMRLLLANYPGEPLPLFAPYQCAVWLAD, encoded by the coding sequence ATGAACCCGCAACCCCTCCACACGCCCGATATAGACCTCGATAGCTGCGTCATCTACCAGATCTACCCCATGAGCTTTCAGGACAGCGATGGCGACGGACTGGGCGACATCAACGGCATCCGTCAGCGCCTCAACTATCTGGCCACCCTCGGGGTCGATATGCTCTGGCTCACCCCCATCTATCGCTCCCCCAAACGGGACAACGGCTACGATGTGGCGGACTACCGTGCCATCGACCCCGCCTTCGGCACCCTGACCGAGATGGAGCTGCTGATAGCCGAAGCGGCCGCTCACGGCATCGGCATCATGATGGATATCGTCGCCAACCACACCTCCACCGAGCACGAGTGGTTTATGAAGGCACTGGCCGGGGATCCCCGTTATCAGAGTTATTACGTGTTTCGCGACCAGGCCTTCGTTGACGCTCACCCCATTACCTCGATTTTTGGCGGCAGCGGCTGGCAGTACGTGCCGGAGCTTGATCGCTACTACCTGCACAACTTCGATCCCAGTCAAGCCGATCTGGACTGGGACAACCCGGCGGTGCGCGCCGAAATGGCGGCGGTGATCAACTTCTGGCTGGGCAAAGGGATCAAGGGATTTCGCTTCGATGTGATCGATATGGTGAGCAAGGAGTGGGACCAGCTTGCCATGAGCAATGGCCCGCGCCTGCACGACTATATCCGCGAGCTCAATGCCGCCAGCTTCGGCGGCAAGGGGATCATCACGGTGGGGGAGACCTGGGGAGCCGATCTCGCCCATATGCAGAACTATTCGAACCACGATGGCAGCGAGTTCAGCATGGTGTTCAACTTCGAGCATCTGGGGCTGGGCAGTGACAAGTGGTCATCCCGCTTTGATCCCCTCGCCTTCAAGCGAGCCATGACCCGCCACCAGCAAGGGCTACACGGGCGTGGCTGGAACAGCCTGTTTCTCGGCAACCACGACCTGCCTCGCGCCGTCTCCCGCTTTGGCGATGACAGGCCAGAGTGGCGGGAAACCAGCGCCAGGCTGTGGGCCATGGTGCTGCACATGATGCAGGGCACTCCCTTCATCTATCAGGGGGAGGAGCTGGCCATGACCAACCGTCACTGGCAGCCGGACGAGCTACGCGATGTGGAGGCAATCAACTACCGCGCCAGCCAGTCAGGGCTGGATCCTGCCGAGCTGAGTCGGCGGCTCGATGCCATCGGCCGCGACAACGCCCGCACCCCGATGCAGTGGGACGCTGGCCTCCACGCCGGTTTCAGCACGGCCACCCCCTGGATCGCCCTCAATGCAAACCACGTCGAGATAAATGCTGACGAGCAGCTGGCCCGCCCCGACTCACCGTTTCACTGCTATCGCCAGCTTATCGCCCTGCGCAAGGCTCACCCGGTCATTCGCCACGGCAATTTCGAGCTGCTGGATGGGGATGATCCCGAGCGTATCAGCTATCTCCGCCACTGGCAGGATCCGGCCAGCGGAGAGCAGCACACCCTGCTGCTGCTCGCCAATCTCACGGCCAATCCCTTGCCGATGCCCCACTTCGACAAGGTGACAGACAAGATGCGGTTGCTGCTGGCCAATTACCCTGGCGAACCACTGCCACTCTTCGCCCCTTATCAGTGTGCGGTATGGCTAGCCGATTGA
- a CDS encoding MDR family MFS transporter, with protein sequence MTSKISPKTIFSSVALVIALGSLEKSIVTTPLPMIGAELHAGAALTWVVTAYLLAATAVLPLYGKLSDLFGRVRMLNIAIGLFLAGSIACALSQDLPTLLAARVLQGLGGGGLIALAFTVIADTIPPREVGKYQGYISAVYAVSSIAGPLLGGYFTEQLSWRWIFWINLPLGALAIYLINRNLKQLNVRRHSRFDWKGAALLITVTTLTLLLLSPEAALPAIWLAGALAVSLMLLVLIERRAHDPILPAHLVRLPGYLVSVLLVMFSQLLMFAVLVYLPLQMQWQKGLSASESGMSMVIFMICITAGAFVGGKLIGRTGHYKSFVAVGFGLAAVALWQIHFDAWVKLALGFAGIGLGLVLPALSVVVQNALPREDRGIGMSLFNFGRELGGAIGVAICAMLFHSSLPAGSGSDLSRLGPDLLAAGFSTTYIGMGLIATLALLITLLALKRHELASINA encoded by the coding sequence ATGACCTCGAAAATATCCCCTAAAACCATCTTCTCCAGTGTGGCGCTGGTGATCGCGCTCGGTTCGCTGGAGAAGAGCATCGTCACCACCCCGCTGCCGATGATCGGTGCCGAGCTGCACGCCGGTGCCGCCCTCACCTGGGTGGTCACCGCCTACCTGCTGGCGGCCACCGCCGTACTGCCTCTCTATGGCAAACTGAGTGATCTCTTTGGCCGGGTACGGATGCTCAATATCGCCATTGGTCTCTTTCTGGCGGGCTCTATCGCCTGCGCCCTCTCTCAGGATCTGCCGACCCTGCTGGCGGCCCGAGTGCTGCAAGGATTGGGAGGGGGCGGCCTGATTGCTCTTGCCTTTACCGTGATTGCCGACACGATTCCGCCGCGGGAAGTGGGCAAGTATCAGGGGTACATTTCGGCGGTCTATGCGGTCTCCAGCATTGCCGGGCCCCTGCTGGGTGGCTACTTTACCGAACAACTCAGCTGGCGCTGGATCTTCTGGATCAACCTGCCGCTTGGTGCACTGGCGATCTACCTGATCAACCGCAATCTTAAACAGCTCAATGTGCGTCGCCACAGTCGCTTCGACTGGAAGGGGGCGGCACTGCTCATTACCGTCACCACCTTGACTCTGTTGTTGCTCTCACCCGAGGCAGCCCTCCCTGCCATCTGGCTGGCGGGGGCTCTGGCGGTCTCTCTGATGTTGCTGGTGCTGATTGAGCGGCGCGCTCATGACCCCATACTGCCAGCCCATCTGGTGCGGCTGCCCGGTTATCTGGTGAGTGTGCTGCTGGTGATGTTCTCCCAGTTGCTGATGTTTGCGGTGTTGGTTTATCTACCCCTGCAGATGCAGTGGCAAAAGGGGCTGAGCGCCAGTGAGAGCGGGATGAGTATGGTGATCTTCATGATCTGCATTACCGCCGGCGCTTTTGTCGGCGGCAAACTCATCGGGCGTACCGGTCACTACAAGAGTTTTGTGGCGGTAGGCTTCGGGCTGGCTGCAGTGGCGCTTTGGCAGATCCACTTTGATGCCTGGGTCAAGCTGGCCCTCGGCTTTGCCGGTATTGGCCTGGGTCTGGTGTTGCCCGCCCTCTCGGTGGTGGTACAGAATGCCTTGCCACGGGAAGATCGCGGCATCGGCATGTCGCTGTTCAACTTTGGCCGTGAGCTGGGGGGGGCCATCGGGGTGGCCATCTGCGCCATGCTGTTCCATTCCAGCCTGCCTGCCGGTAGTGGCAGTGATCTGAGTCGGCTTGGGCCCGATCTGCTGGCCGCAGGTTTCAGCACCACTTATATCGGCATGGGGCTGATTGCCACGCTGGCGCTGCTGATCACTCTGCTGGCATTGAAGCGCCATGAGCTGGCCTCTATCAATGCCTGA
- a CDS encoding HAD family phosphatase has product MSAPEQYGFDHYDALIFDMDGTLVDSMPLHLDAWELTCAEFGIPFERDQLYQYGGIPTRKIIAMLAEQQGLTVDVEAFTLRKIALYMTHIDKVSVFPKMWALVRHYHGKVKMGIGTGSPRNQADAILKITGLDAYISVVVSADDVTNHKPHPDTFLKVAEQLGANPANCLVFEDTRIGLEAGKAAGMDTLLVMEGELQQR; this is encoded by the coding sequence ATGAGCGCGCCAGAACAGTACGGATTTGATCACTACGATGCCCTGATTTTCGATATGGATGGCACCCTGGTGGACTCCATGCCCCTTCATCTGGATGCCTGGGAGCTCACCTGCGCCGAATTCGGCATCCCCTTCGAGCGGGATCAGCTCTATCAATACGGCGGCATTCCCACCCGCAAGATCATCGCCATGCTGGCCGAGCAGCAGGGGCTGACGGTAGATGTCGAGGCCTTTACCCTTCGCAAGATTGCCCTCTACATGACCCATATCGACAAGGTCAGCGTCTTTCCCAAGATGTGGGCGCTGGTCAGGCACTATCACGGCAAAGTGAAGATGGGAATTGGCACCGGCTCACCACGCAATCAGGCGGACGCCATCCTGAAGATCACCGGTCTCGATGCCTATATTTCTGTGGTAGTGAGCGCAGATGATGTCACCAACCACAAACCCCATCCGGATACGTTTCTGAAAGTGGCCGAACAGCTGGGGGCCAATCCAGCTAACTGTCTGGTCTTTGAAGATACCCGGATCGGGCTTGAGGCAGGCAAGGCGGCAGGAATGGATACCCTACTGGTAATGGAAGGCGAGCTGCAACAGAGGTAG